In the Malania oleifera isolate guangnan ecotype guangnan chromosome 1, ASM2987363v1, whole genome shotgun sequence genome, one interval contains:
- the LOC131162421 gene encoding uncharacterized protein LOC131162421 — translation MRRSVISSRNSGTFPRSPGTSNSWESSVVKGWSSERVPPPTTCSCGHMGASVLMTLNSGKTLPSKWEDAERWITSPGLVSENGTSRASLVQPQRRPKSKSGPLSHPGTAGYSIYSPAVPLLECGSVKSFTVGSPFSTGVMFADSPSIHYGTRGESHPPRSEHSIARSASLPGWADALGKSSLPSSQEDKLDSTNDETMVSGAVSRRDMATQMSPISSTTSSPTPGEGSQISTSRSSFLPVSEPPSDLSAKLVVRDVQVDRGATVTLTRWSKKHGSRTSKKSTPNVEDLYRKASEAQTEPWVIAEAAKNISNYQREEARITAWETLQKAKAEAAIQKLEMKLEKKRSSSMDKIVTKLRTAQIKAQGMRSSISEAQVHEVPKTLHKVASYIKNVRKGSLGGCFNSRAL, via the exons ATGAGGAGGAGTGTTATATCCTCCCGCAATTCAGGCACATTCCCAAGAAGCCCAGGAACCTCAAATTCCTGGGAGAGCAGCGTGGTGAAAGGTTGGAGCTCGGAACGCGTGCCGCCGCCGACAACCTGCAGCTGTGGCCACATGGGTGCTTCTGTTTTGATGACACTAAACAGTGGAAAGACCTTGCCTTCCAAATGGGAAGATGCAGAGAGGTGGATTACTAGTCCTGGGTTGGTTTCAGAGAATGGCACAAGCAGGGCTTCACTTGTGCAGCCTCAGAGGAGGCCCAAGTCCAAGAGCGGTCCTCTCAGCCATCCGGGGACTGCGGGCTATTCCATTTATTCACCTGCTGTGCCTTTGCTTGAATGTGGGAGTGTAAAGAGTTTCACGGTGGGCTCTCCATTTTCAACCGGAGTTATGTTTGCTGATAGTCCATCCATCCACTATGGAACCCGCGGGGAGTCTCATCCCCCGCGCTCTGAGCACAGCATAGCTCGCTCGGCTAGCTTACCCGGATGGGCGGATGCATTGGGCAAGTCCTCATTGCCAAGCTCTCAAG AGGATAAACTTGACAGCACAAATGACGAAACCATGGTTTCTGGAGCAGTTTCACGTCGGGATATGGCAACCCAGATGAGCCCCATTAGtagcactacctcatctcccacCCCTGGAGAGGGGTCCCAAATTTCTACATCACGCTCCTCATTCCTCCCAGTTTCAGAGCCACCAAGTGACCTTTCTGCTAAATTGGTAGTCAGGGATGTGCAGGTGGACAGAGGAGCCACGGTGACGCTGACAAGGTGGTCCAAAAAACATGGATCTAGAACATCTAAGAAAAGCACTCCAAATGTTGAGGACTTGTACAGAAAAGCATCAGAAGCTCAAACTGAGCCTTGGGTTATTGCAGAGGCAGCAAAGAACATTTCAAA CTATCAAAGAGAGGAAGCCAGAATCACAGCATGGGAGACCTTGCAGAAAGCAAAAGCTGAGGCAGCAATACAGAAGCTCGAG ATGAAACTGGAAAAGAAGAGATCATCATCGATGGATAAAATCGTGACCAAGCTGAGAACGGCTCAGATTAAAGCTCAAGGAATGAGAAGCTCAATTTCAGAAGCTCAGGTCCATGAAGTTCCCAAGACTCTCCACAAGGTTGCGTCATATATTAAGAATGTCCGGAAGGGTTCCCTGGGGGGCTGCTTCAACAGTCGTGCATTATGA